The Phaenicophaeus curvirostris isolate KB17595 chromosome 27, BPBGC_Pcur_1.0, whole genome shotgun sequence genome has a segment encoding these proteins:
- the NUDT18 gene encoding 8-oxo-dGDP phosphatase NUDT18: protein MGSEDAGRSANGKRGRRRAEPRGGPPNPLHPDPFPYCTRHPKPSLSSPLWALRAPCIPAAPSPAAPCIPAAPRAPRSPPAPRPPSRCAPPIPTSPSPIAPCNPAPPGPHSPGIAPHRPPHRLATPSPTRPWASPSPAGPFPPVSPSPAAPFPPAPPNPANPFPLTPCNPANPSLLSLFRASCSPANPSSTAAPRASPNPASSFLTAPSTPCTPASPSLPAPPHASPSPASLSTTAAPRASPSPLTPSPTISQPTRSSRANPCPPAPRWAPSSPADPSPTAPPLASPKPPSSSLPTHPPSPADPSPPTPRSSSPNPANLSPPAAPNPWGTPSCTAPPRAPRILQIPSLTTASSSPASAGAPSPPSACTFGGCPPHPKTLLPPKRVPPPPPIQAAGTPIPMGDIPAAELDAVLAGGAWDVGVSLEGAPQPSGAIRLGKNACYVVLAVLFDEEERVLLVQEAKPECRGRWYLPAGRMEPGEGIVAAMRREVKEESGLECEALTLLALEERGPAWIRFVFLARPTGGTLKTLEAADAESLQAAWWAGDPCALPLRALDILPLLDLANRYRRSAPHPATLPQELPCALVCLRLLVTFANDAGDLWVLLGTAEPPRLPMVACGTSPGELRGGLCLPVLQLLRRCLRPDPRPGPLGLLGLQHRAGGPGGADGICFNVLLSVPAGSPRDAPPELRDPAFRWWQVQEEDLRGRILQRLRDEATVPVRS from the exons ATGGGAAGCGAGGACGCGGGACGCTCGGCCAATGGGAAGCGAGGCCGGCGGCGCGCGGAGCCCCGGGGCGGG ccccccaaccccttgcACCCCGACCCATTCCCTTATTGCACCCGGCACCCCAAACCCTCGCTCAGCTCCCCTCTCTGGGCCCTGCGTgcaccctgcatccctgcagccccttctcCCGCTGCGCCCTGcatccccgcagccccccgTGCACCCCGCAGCCCCCCTGCTCCCCGCCCCCCTTCCCGCTGTGCACCCCCTATTCCGACCAGCCCTTCCCCTATAGCGCCCTGCAATCCAGCACCCCCTGGCCCCCACAGCCCTGGGATCGCTCCCCACCGTCCACCCCACCGCTTGGCGACACCTTCTCCTACCCGACCCTGGGCATCCCCCAGTCCAGCCGGCCCTTTCCCCCCAGTCTCCCCCAGTCCAGCCGCCCCtttccccccagcaccccccaatCCAGCAAACCCtttccccctcaccccctgcAATCCAGCAAACCCTTCACTTCTTTCGCTTTTCCGTGCGTCCTGCAGTCCAGCCAACCCTTCCTCTACCGCAGCCCCCCGCGCATCCCCAAATCCAGCGAGCTCTTTCCTTACAGCCCCCTCTactccctgcaccccagccagcccttccctccctgcGCCCCCCCATGCCTCCCCCAGTCCAGCAAGCCTCTCCACTACCGCAGCCCCCCGCGCCTCCCCAAGCCCCCTGACCCCTTCCCCTACTATTTCCCAGCCTACGCGCTCCAGTCGAGCCAACCCGTGCCCTCCTGCGCCCCGCTGGGCACCCTCCAGTCCAGCAGACCCTTCCCCTACTGCGCCCCCGCTTGCATCGCCAAAGCCACCGAGCTCTTCCCTTCCTACgcacccccccagcccagcagaCCCTTCCCCTCCTACACCCCGCTCGTCCTCCCCCAATCCAGCCAACCTTtcccccccagcagcccccaacCCCTGGGGGACCCCTTCTTGCACTGCACCTCCCCGAGCACCCCGCATTCTCCAGATCCCCTCCCTCACCACCGCCTCTTCCAGCCCAGCCAGCGCCGgggctccctctcccccctccgcCTGCACGTTTGGGGGgtgccctccccaccccaaaaccctgctACCCCCTAAGCGGGtgccccctccacccccaatcCAGGCTGCAGGGACCCCCATTCCCATGGGGGACATTCCAGCGGCGGAGCTGGACGCGGTGCTGGCCGGCGGCGCCTGGGATGTGGGGGTGAGCTTGGAGGGTGCCCCCCAACCCAGCGGTGCCATCCGCTTGGGGAAGAACGCCTGCTACGTGGTCCTGGCCGTGCTCTTCGACGAGGAG GAGCGGGTGCTGCTGGTGCAGGAGGCGAAACCCGAGTGCCGAGGGAGGTGGTACCTGCCCGCCGGCCGGATGGAGCCCGGCGAGGGCATCGTGGCTGCCATGCGGCGGGAGGTGAAGGAGGAATCGGGGCTGGAGTGCGAAGCCCTCACCTTGCTGGCACTGGAGGAGAGGGGACCCGCCTGGATACGCTTCGTCTTCCTCGCGCGCCCCACCG GTGGGACCCTGAAGACCTTGGAGGCGGCCGACGCCGAGtccctgcaggcagcctggTGGGCTGGGGACCCCTGCGCGCTGCCGCTGCGAGCGCTGGACATCCTGCCCTTGCTGGACCTCGCCAACCGCTACCGCCGCAGCGCCCCGCACCCCGCGACGCTGCCGCAGGAGCTGCCCTGCGCCCTCGTCTGCCTACGGCTCCTGGTGACCTTCGCCAACGACGCCGGGGAcctctgggtgctgctgggcacCGCCGAGCCCCCTCGCTTGCCCATGGTGGCTTGTGGCACGTCCCCAGGCGAGCTGCGCGGGGGGCTGTGcctgcctgtgctgcagctgctgcggCGCTGCCTGCGCCCAGACCCCCGCCCGGGacccctggggctgctggggctgcagcaccgcgctggggggcccgggggggctgACGGCATCTGCTTCAACGTCCTGCTCAGCGTCCCCGCCGGCAGCCCCCGGGATGCACCCCCGGAGCTGCGGGACCCCGCTTTCCGCTGGTGGCAGGTGCAGGAGGAGGACCTGAGGGGACGCATCCTGCAGCGGCTCCGTGATGAGGCCACCGTGCCCGTTCGCAGCTAA